The Duganella sp. BuS-21 sequence GAACGGCAGCGGCAGCGCCAGCGTCAGCCCATGCTCGCTGGAGAAGCGGCGGTACATCACGCCCATCATCTCGGTGATCTCGAGGGTCTTGCCTTCCGCCGCATCGAGGTTGGCGCGGGTGCGCTCGAAATAGCCGCGCACCGCTTCGCGCACGCCGGTGAAGAAGCGGCTGCGCTGCATCTGCTCGCGCACCAGGTCGATATCGTCGCGCACGATGTCCATGCCCATGCAGGTGTATAGCTCGGTCGACAGGCGCGTAAACACCGCGCGCGTGGCCTGCAGCTTGAACAGGCTGGCGTCGAATTCCTTTTTTTCCACGTCGATGCGGCGCATCATGTGCGCCACCACGCTCTGGTTTTTGCCGCGCAGGCTTTTCAGCTCGTGCAGTTGCTCGACGATGCCGCGTATGCGCGTATTCAGCATGCCCAGCTGCGCCGTGCTCAGCGCCTGCAGTTCATCGCTGAGCTGCTTGCGCACGATCTCCTTCTTGGCCGGAATCAGTTCGTTGAACAGCGCGCCTTCCAGTGCGTGCAGGCGGCTGCGCGCCTGCAGAGCCACGTCCTGGTTGATCTTGCCCACCAGCGCTTTCTGCGCCGACACCGGAAACACCTGGCTTGGCTCCAGCGCCAGCACATGGGCCACGCTGGCCTGCTGGCGCTCGATTTCGGCGTTGATGTCGTCCTCGCTGCGCAACTCGTCCCACATGCTGTCGATCTTGTTCAGCACCACCAGCCGGCCGGCGCCGGCGCCGATGTGGTTGCGCCAGACTTCGATGTCGCTCTTGGTCACGCCGGTGTCGGCGGCCAGAATGAACAGCACCGCGTGCGCGTTCGGAATCAGGTTCAGCGTCAGTTCCGGCTCGGTGCCGATGGCGTTCAGGCCCGGCGTGTCGAGGATCACCAGCCCCTGCTTGAGCAGCGGGTGCGGGAAGTTGATGATGGCGTGGCGCCAGAACGAAATCTCCACCCGGCCGTGTTCGTCCAGCGTCACCGGCATGTCGGGATCGTCCTCGTCGTACAGGCCGTAGCGCTTGGCTTCCTCGACCGCCACGTAACGCGTCTTGCTGACCTGCTTGAAGGCTTCGTGCATTTCCGCACCGGCATCGAGGTTCAGCGGTAGTACGCTCCAGGCGGCCGGCTGGTCGCGGTAGTCGCCGGTGGACAGGTTCTCGGCCCGCGTTTCGATCGGCAGCAGGCGGATCGACGGCGCATGGCCCGGGTCCCATAGCAGCTCGGTCGGGCACATGGTGGTGCGGCCG is a genomic window containing:
- a CDS encoding dynamin family protein; this translates as MVRDFEQYSAWRQGVVTALRNYQAWVAGASLTDAATEQRIVRNLARLEDDKLSVAFVAEFSRGKSELINAIFFADYGQRILPSAAGRTTMCPTELLWDPGHAPSIRLLPIETRAENLSTGDYRDQPAAWSVLPLNLDAGAEMHEAFKQVSKTRYVAVEEAKRYGLYDEDDPDMPVTLDEHGRVEISFWRHAIINFPHPLLKQGLVILDTPGLNAIGTEPELTLNLIPNAHAVLFILAADTGVTKSDIEVWRNHIGAGAGRLVVLNKIDSMWDELRSEDDINAEIERQQASVAHVLALEPSQVFPVSAQKALVGKINQDVALQARSRLHALEGALFNELIPAKKEIVRKQLSDELQALSTAQLGMLNTRIRGIVEQLHELKSLRGKNQSVVAHMMRRIDVEKKEFDASLFKLQATRAVFTRLSTELYTCMGMDIVRDDIDLVREQMQRSRFFTGVREAVRGYFERTRANLDAAEGKTLEITEMMGVMYRRFSSEHGLTLALPLPFSLAAYRDELASIEAIYAKTFGTATLLTTSRVTLMEKFFDTIASRVRGCFKSANNDAEAWLKVIMAPLEAQIRQHKDQLKHRLGSIQRIHDATDSLEQKIDAFERSQQELEAQKARLNELAGAISIAINAEFVALDAAA